From one bacterium genomic stretch:
- a CDS encoding YraN family protein, translating to MVPSHSCALGAAGEDAAAAWLAQQGYQLLARNVRTRYGEIDLVVRSGTVVVFVEVKSRTGARFGHPGEAVAATKQRRLARLASAYLLAHGLGGCATRFDVIAVRLGRDGHVFGIEHIPDAFQAGE from the coding sequence ATGGTGCCTTCACACTCCTGCGCCCTTGGCGCGGCCGGCGAGGACGCTGCCGCGGCTTGGCTTGCACAGCAGGGATACCAACTTCTGGCCCGCAACGTGCGCACCCGATACGGCGAGATAGACCTGGTGGTGCGGTCCGGGACCGTTGTGGTCTTCGTCGAGGTGAAGAGCCGCACGGGCGCGCGGTTCGGGCACCCCGGCGAGGCCGTCGCCGCTACCAAGCAGCGCCGCCTCGCGAGGCTCGCGTCGGCGTACCTGCTGGCCCACGGGCTGGGCGGGTGCGCGACGCGGTTTGATGTGATCGCCGTACGGCTCGGACGCGATGGCCACGTCTTCGGGATCGAGCACATCCCCGATGCATTTCAGGCAGGGGAATGA
- the lepB gene encoding signal peptidase I, translated as MSRDLLVLAERIPFGIPTLIISLALGLFVLRQIVRRIYRIPPAVRLSIVETLDATIFAALISLVIIIFVVQAFFIPSGSMEPTLRVGDRILVGKFAYRLWEIRRGDTIVFRYPLNPNKDFVKRVVGLPGERIELKEGLVLINGRPLGELYPTVLPGGDRACSSSYGPEVVPPDKLFVLGDNRCNSEDSRFFGFVPIKNVVGRAMVVYWPPERIGLVR; from the coding sequence ATGAGCCGCGACCTCCTGGTCCTTGCCGAGCGCATCCCATTTGGCATACCCACGCTGATCATTTCCCTGGCGCTGGGGCTGTTCGTGCTGCGCCAGATCGTCCGCCGCATATACCGAATCCCGCCGGCGGTGCGCCTCTCGATCGTGGAGACGCTGGACGCCACGATCTTCGCGGCGTTGATCAGCCTCGTCATCATCATTTTCGTCGTCCAGGCCTTCTTCATCCCCTCGGGCTCCATGGAGCCCACCCTGCGCGTCGGCGACCGCATCCTTGTTGGCAAGTTCGCCTACCGGCTGTGGGAGATCCGCCGCGGGGATACCATTGTCTTCCGGTATCCGCTCAACCCCAACAAGGATTTCGTCAAGCGTGTCGTGGGCCTGCCCGGGGAGCGCATCGAGCTGAAGGAGGGGCTGGTGCTGATCAATGGCCGGCCGCTGGGAGAGCTATACCCGACTGTGCTGCCCGGGGGCGACAGGGCCTGCTCCAGCAGCTACGGCCCTGAGGTAGTGCCGCCCGACAAGCTGTTCGTGCTGGGAGACAACCGGTGCAACAGCGAGGACAGCCGGTTCTTCGGGTTTGTTCCGATCAAGAACGTGGTGGGGCGGGCGATGGTGGTCTACTGGCCGCCCGAAAGGATAGGCCTCGTGCGGTGA
- the hemE gene encoding uroporphyrinogen decarboxylase, with the protein MNDRFLRACRREPTDCTPVWFMRQAGRYQREYRALRARHSMLELCRTPELCAQVTLLPVEQLGVDAAILFADIMLPLIGLGVPFDIVEGTGPVIGTPIRTDAQVGALRPLEPERDLPFVLEAIRLIRGEVRVPLIGFAGAPFTVASYLIEGRGSRDLPHTKAMLYGSPALWHRLMHRLTDATIEYLRAQVAAGVQALQLFDSWVGALAPRDYEAAVLPHMQRLFGALAALEVPVIHFGTGTAGLLPQMARAGGDVIGVDWRIRLSDAWARIGGAGIQGNLDPATLLAPFEVAAGAAHDILSESAARPGHIFNLGHGVLPQTPPDHLRRLVELVHEHSQVAPVRP; encoded by the coding sequence ATGAACGATCGGTTTCTGCGCGCCTGCCGCCGCGAGCCCACCGATTGCACCCCGGTGTGGTTCATGCGCCAGGCCGGTCGCTACCAGAGGGAATACCGGGCGTTGCGGGCACGCCACTCCATGCTCGAGTTGTGCCGCACGCCGGAGCTGTGCGCCCAGGTAACGCTGCTGCCGGTGGAACAGCTGGGCGTGGACGCGGCGATCCTGTTCGCGGACATCATGCTTCCCCTGATCGGCCTGGGCGTACCGTTCGACATCGTCGAGGGCACGGGACCGGTAATCGGCACGCCGATCCGCACGGACGCGCAGGTGGGCGCGCTGCGCCCCCTGGAACCGGAACGCGACCTGCCATTCGTACTGGAGGCAATTCGCCTCATACGGGGGGAGGTCCGCGTCCCGCTGATCGGATTCGCCGGCGCGCCGTTCACCGTGGCCAGCTACCTGATCGAGGGCCGCGGCTCACGCGACCTGCCGCACACCAAGGCGATGCTGTACGGTTCGCCGGCGCTCTGGCACCGGCTTATGCACCGTCTGACAGACGCGACGATCGAGTACCTGCGGGCCCAGGTGGCCGCAGGCGTACAGGCCTTGCAGCTCTTTGACTCATGGGTGGGCGCGCTGGCGCCGCGCGACTACGAGGCCGCGGTGTTGCCTCACATGCAGCGGCTGTTCGGTGCGCTGGCCGCGCTGGAGGTGCCGGTAATCCACTTCGGCACCGGCACCGCAGGCCTACTGCCCCAGATGGCGCGGGCCGGGGGCGACGTCATAGGCGTGGACTGGCGCATCCGCCTGTCCGACGCGTGGGCGCGGATCGGTGGCGCCGGAATTCAGGGGAATCTGGACCCGGCAACGCTCCTGGCGCCGTTTGAGGTGGCGGCTGGGGCCGCGCACGACATCCTGAGCGAGTCGGCCGCGCGGCCCGGCCACATCTTCAACCTGGGACACGGTGTCCTGCCGCAAACGCCGCCGGACCATTTGAGGCGACTCGTCGAGCTGGTACACGAGCACTCCCAGGTCGCACCCGTGCGCCCATGA
- the hemB gene encoding porphobilinogen synthase codes for MSEITPRTDLRARPRRLRAGDALRRLVREVRLHPEMLVAPLFVRPGRRVREPISSLPGQMRLSPDELVREVDGLADLGIQAVLLFGVPDAKDTEGSGAYADDGIVQEAVRLLRGGNRALVIMTDVCLCAYTDHGHCGIVAGEHVDNDVTLGLLARTAASHAASGADVVAPSAMMDGQVVAIREALDASGFSQVGVMAYAAKYASAFYGPFREAAGSSPQFGDRRTYQMDPANVREALREVALDAEQGADIIMIKPAHAYLDVIRAARESVALPIAAYHVSGEYAMLKAAAQLGWIEERRATLEVLTAIRRAGADIIITYAAADAARWLAEGTGG; via the coding sequence ATGTCAGAGATCACGCCCCGCACTGATCTGCGGGCGCGTCCACGCCGGCTGCGGGCCGGGGACGCACTCCGCCGGCTCGTCCGGGAGGTTCGCCTGCATCCGGAGATGCTCGTTGCGCCGCTGTTCGTCCGTCCGGGCCGCCGCGTCAGGGAGCCGATCTCCTCCCTGCCGGGCCAGATGCGGCTCTCTCCCGACGAGCTCGTCCGCGAGGTGGACGGCCTGGCGGACCTCGGCATCCAAGCCGTGCTGCTGTTCGGCGTTCCCGACGCGAAGGATACGGAAGGCAGCGGCGCCTACGCCGACGACGGCATCGTCCAGGAGGCGGTGCGCCTGCTCCGCGGGGGGAACCGCGCGCTCGTAATCATGACCGACGTCTGTCTGTGCGCCTACACAGATCACGGTCACTGCGGGATCGTCGCCGGAGAGCACGTGGACAACGATGTCACCCTCGGCCTGCTGGCCCGCACCGCGGCCTCGCACGCCGCATCCGGCGCAGACGTGGTCGCGCCCAGCGCCATGATGGACGGCCAAGTCGTCGCCATCCGGGAGGCGCTCGATGCTTCCGGCTTCAGCCAGGTTGGCGTGATGGCCTACGCCGCCAAGTATGCCTCGGCTTTCTACGGCCCGTTCCGCGAGGCGGCAGGGTCGTCCCCGCAGTTCGGCGACCGCCGGACCTACCAGATGGATCCGGCCAACGTGCGCGAGGCCCTGCGCGAGGTCGCGCTGGACGCCGAGCAGGGCGCCGACATCATCATGATCAAGCCCGCCCACGCCTACCTGGACGTGATACGCGCCGCCCGGGAATCGGTGGCACTCCCGATCGCGGCCTACCACGTCAGTGGCGAGTACGCGATGCTCAAGGCGGCGGCGCAGCTTGGGTGGATCGAGGAGCGCCGCGCGACGCTCGAGGTGCTGACCGCCATTCGACGCGCAGGGGCCGACATCATCATCACCTATGCCGCCGCCGACGCCGCGCGCTGGTTGGCGGAGGGTACCGGGGGTTGA
- a CDS encoding TIGR04053 family radical SAM/SPASM domain-containing protein yields MMPPPRVRSGGIAPSYEAVRAAQSGYEYARAPMLVYWELTRACDLACRHCRAEAVVNRDPDELSTDEARALLHQVPAFGNPLPHMVFTGGDPLKRADLYELLEEAGRLGIGVSLAPSGTTLLTRGAVRRLLGCGVQSMSLSLDGSTSDRHDAFRGVPGCFDMTMQAAGWVAEAEIPLQVNTLVTEETAGDLPAIYDLLTSMRVERWSLFFLISVGRGTALREIAAGDAERLMEWLYGLSEQAPFAIKTTEAPQFRRVALARMHAAGLDGAGVHNSSVGRGFGIRDGNGILFISRTGDVAPSGFLPLAAGNVRTASLVELYRASPLFTALRDTSRLRGRCGRCEFRAICGGSRARAFAHTGDILAEDPLCPYEPA; encoded by the coding sequence ATGATGCCGCCCCCACGCGTCCGGTCCGGGGGAATCGCGCCGTCTTACGAGGCGGTGCGGGCGGCGCAATCCGGATACGAGTACGCCAGGGCGCCCATGCTGGTCTACTGGGAACTCACCCGGGCCTGCGACCTTGCCTGTCGCCACTGCCGGGCGGAAGCAGTGGTGAACCGCGACCCGGACGAGCTGAGCACGGATGAGGCCAGGGCGCTGCTGCATCAGGTGCCGGCTTTCGGCAATCCGCTGCCGCACATGGTGTTCACCGGCGGCGATCCCCTCAAGCGGGCCGATCTGTACGAACTGCTCGAGGAGGCCGGACGCCTGGGAATCGGTGTCTCGCTGGCGCCCAGCGGCACAACCCTCCTGACCCGGGGGGCCGTCCGCCGGTTGCTCGGCTGCGGCGTCCAGAGCATGTCGCTGAGCCTCGACGGCTCCACCTCGGATCGCCACGACGCGTTCCGTGGCGTGCCGGGTTGCTTCGATATGACCATGCAGGCCGCGGGGTGGGTGGCCGAGGCAGAGATCCCGCTCCAAGTTAACACCCTTGTAACCGAGGAGACCGCGGGCGATCTGCCGGCGATCTACGATCTGCTGACCTCTATGCGCGTCGAACGGTGGAGTCTCTTCTTCCTGATCTCGGTGGGGCGCGGGACCGCGCTGCGCGAGATAGCGGCCGGGGACGCAGAGCGGCTGATGGAGTGGCTCTACGGACTAAGCGAGCAGGCCCCTTTCGCGATCAAGACCACGGAGGCGCCTCAGTTCCGGCGCGTGGCGCTGGCGCGGATGCACGCCGCCGGGCTGGACGGCGCCGGGGTGCACAACAGCAGCGTCGGGCGGGGGTTCGGCATTCGTGACGGCAACGGCATCCTGTTCATCTCAAGGACCGGCGATGTGGCGCCCTCAGGATTCCTCCCGCTGGCTGCCGGGAACGTAAGGACCGCCTCCCTGGTCGAGCTCTACCGCGCGAGCCCCCTCTTCACCGCGCTGCGCGACACCTCGCGGCTGCGGGGCCGGTGTGGCCGCTGCGAGTTCAGGGCGATCTGCGGGGGATCGAGGGCGCGGGCCTTCGCGCACACCGGTGACATCCTGGCGGAAGACCCATTGTGCCCCTACGAGCCCGCATGA
- the hemH gene encoding ferrochelatase, protein MTGVLLMAYGSPSGPEDLEVFYTSVRGGRPPLPEMLRGLGERYRAIGGRSPLPEITRRQAAALQACLDVDAPGRFRVYAGMRHSPPFIAEAVAAMADDGITAGVGLALVPHYSRLGVGAYIAAAEAARESTPALSLRYVERWGNHPRFLDAVASRLGDALTTLSQEERGTARVVFTAHSLPKQALADGDPYTEELHRTCQGVADRSGVREWILAYQSAGRTAGPWLEPNVHEVILGFAGSGAQAVVVCPVGFISDHLEVLYDIDIECRALAASAGLRMVRAASLNDCPLLIEALADLAREAAASFSMEQPVQ, encoded by the coding sequence ATGACAGGGGTCCTGCTGATGGCCTACGGCAGCCCTTCCGGACCCGAGGACCTGGAGGTCTTCTACACCAGCGTCCGGGGAGGCAGGCCGCCGTTGCCCGAGATGCTGCGCGGGTTGGGGGAGCGCTACCGCGCGATCGGCGGGCGCTCTCCGCTGCCGGAGATCACGCGGCGGCAGGCCGCCGCGCTGCAGGCCTGCCTCGACGTTGACGCGCCCGGGCGGTTCCGCGTCTATGCCGGAATGCGGCACTCCCCACCGTTCATCGCGGAGGCCGTAGCCGCCATGGCTGATGACGGGATCACAGCGGGCGTGGGACTGGCCTTGGTGCCGCACTACTCGCGCCTGGGCGTCGGTGCCTACATCGCGGCGGCCGAGGCGGCGCGTGAGAGCACGCCGGCGCTGTCGCTGCGCTACGTGGAGAGGTGGGGCAATCATCCGCGCTTCCTGGACGCGGTGGCGAGCCGTCTGGGGGACGCGCTGACAACCCTTTCGCAGGAGGAGCGGGGGACTGCTCGTGTGGTCTTCACCGCCCACAGCCTGCCCAAACAGGCACTCGCCGATGGGGATCCTTACACCGAAGAGCTGCACCGCACCTGCCAGGGGGTCGCCGACCGGTCCGGCGTCCGGGAGTGGATCCTAGCCTACCAGAGCGCCGGCCGCACCGCTGGTCCCTGGTTAGAACCAAACGTCCACGAGGTGATTCTTGGGTTTGCGGGAAGCGGGGCGCAGGCCGTGGTAGTCTGCCCGGTGGGCTTCATCTCCGACCACCTGGAGGTCCTCTACGACATTGACATCGAGTGCCGGGCTCTGGCCGCGTCCGCAGGCCTGCGCATGGTACGCGCGGCATCGCTCAACGACTGCCCGCTCCTGATTGAGGCGCTGGCCGACCTGGCAAGAGAAGCCGCTGCATCCTTCTCGATGGAGCAACCGGTCCAGTGA
- the hemA gene encoding glutamyl-tRNA reductase, with product MNDPMILSAIGLSHKTAPVEIRERMAFAESDLPAVLDTLRGRGGIRECMLLSTCNRTEVYLITPGAPPMAEVAELLAASRRVPTEAFAPSLYQYCGMPAAQHVMRVASGLDSMMLGEQQILGQVKRAFDLACLSRSTGPVLNRLMALSITTGRRVRRETGVSRSAPSVPRAALSLAKRALGSLNGRAALVVGAGEAAGLVVKLLVAAGARVVAVANRTLEAARGLAALAGAEAVPLEAIAAAGRGVDLMVVCVGANAPLVSPDMIGGDRDRPLLVIDLGIPRGVDAAVAALPGVALHVLDQLPVEPTSGGVPPEELARAEEIVEAALAGFKEWMASRMAVPLITALRNRADRVVEGELARARARLQGLDEAQYAAVRVVAEAVARKLLQTPIVRLRRSAACQDTRALELAGELFDLPEDPEGSGEA from the coding sequence TTGAACGATCCGATGATCCTATCGGCGATCGGGCTCAGCCACAAAACCGCGCCCGTCGAGATCCGCGAGCGCATGGCCTTCGCCGAGTCGGATCTTCCTGCGGTCCTCGACACGCTGCGCGGACGGGGGGGGATCCGCGAGTGCATGCTGCTTTCCACCTGCAACCGCACCGAGGTGTACCTGATCACGCCCGGCGCACCCCCGATGGCCGAGGTGGCCGAGCTGCTCGCCGCCTCCCGCAGAGTGCCCACCGAAGCGTTCGCTCCTTCGCTTTACCAGTACTGCGGGATGCCGGCCGCCCAGCACGTGATGCGGGTGGCCTCCGGCCTGGACTCGATGATGCTGGGCGAGCAGCAGATACTCGGGCAGGTGAAGCGCGCCTTTGACCTGGCGTGTCTGAGCCGGAGCACCGGACCGGTGCTCAACCGGCTGATGGCGCTCTCCATCACCACAGGGCGCCGCGTGCGCCGCGAGACCGGCGTCTCCCGAAGCGCGCCCTCGGTTCCCCGGGCCGCGCTGTCCCTTGCCAAGCGCGCGTTGGGATCGCTGAACGGGCGGGCCGCGCTCGTGGTAGGAGCAGGAGAGGCTGCCGGACTGGTGGTGAAACTCCTCGTAGCGGCCGGAGCCCGAGTAGTGGCCGTGGCCAACCGCACCCTGGAAGCGGCCCGCGGGCTGGCCGCTCTTGCCGGAGCCGAGGCGGTCCCCCTTGAGGCGATCGCGGCGGCAGGACGGGGTGTTGATCTCATGGTGGTCTGCGTGGGAGCCAATGCGCCGCTCGTGTCGCCGGATATGATCGGCGGCGACCGGGATAGGCCCCTACTGGTGATTGACCTGGGCATTCCCCGCGGCGTGGATGCCGCGGTGGCCGCGCTACCGGGCGTCGCGCTTCACGTGCTTGACCAACTCCCCGTCGAACCCACCTCCGGAGGGGTTCCTCCCGAGGAACTGGCCCGGGCCGAGGAGATCGTTGAAGCAGCCCTGGCGGGATTCAAGGAATGGATGGCCTCCCGCATGGCGGTGCCGCTGATCACCGCGCTGCGCAACCGGGCGGACCGCGTCGTGGAGGGCGAGCTTGCACGCGCGCGCGCGCGCCTGCAGGGACTGGACGAAGCGCAGTACGCGGCGGTCCGCGTGGTCGCAGAGGCCGTGGCGCGCAAGCTGCTCCAGACGCCGATCGTGCGGCTGCGCAGGTCGGCCGCCTGCCAAGACACGCGCGCCCTGGAGCTGGCCGGCGAGCTGTTTGACCTGCCAGAGGACCCAGAAGGGTCCGGAGAGGCGTGA
- a CDS encoding ribonuclease HII — protein MTRPLALFTREREAWAQGISPVAGLDEAGRGPLAGPVVASAVIFPCERPIPNLRDSKQLTPRMREAVFDAIQASGALVGIGIADVMEIDRLNILGATKLAWGRAVAALGQVPALVLVDGNVRAPLSVPQVTLVKGDQHCASIAAASVVAKVTRDRLMVELDLHEPRYGFARHKGYATPQHLAALRRWGPTPAHRRAFLPPGIPSLPGR, from the coding sequence GTGACCCGGCCCTTAGCGCTCTTCACCAGAGAGCGCGAGGCCTGGGCGCAGGGTATCTCGCCGGTGGCCGGTTTGGACGAGGCGGGCCGCGGGCCGCTCGCAGGCCCCGTGGTTGCATCCGCCGTCATCTTCCCCTGCGAACGACCGATTCCCAACTTGCGTGACTCCAAGCAACTGACGCCTCGGATGCGTGAAGCGGTGTTCGACGCAATCCAGGCCTCGGGTGCGCTGGTAGGCATCGGCATCGCGGATGTGATGGAGATCGACCGGCTGAACATACTGGGTGCGACCAAGCTGGCATGGGGCCGGGCGGTTGCGGCGCTCGGGCAGGTGCCGGCGCTGGTCCTGGTGGATGGGAACGTGCGGGCCCCCCTGTCCGTACCCCAGGTGACGCTGGTGAAGGGTGATCAGCACTGCGCTTCGATCGCCGCCGCTTCGGTGGTCGCCAAGGTCACCCGGGACCGCCTGATGGTTGAGCTCGATCTCCACGAGCCGCGCTACGGGTTTGCCAGGCACAAGGGCTACGCGACCCCACAGCACCTGGCTGCGCTGCGGCGGTGGGGCCCCACCCCGGCGCACCGCCGGGCCTTCTTGCCCCCCGGCATTCCTTCCCTGCCCGGCCGATAA
- the hemG gene encoding protoporphyrinogen oxidase: MSAHVAIVGGGITGLAAAHALASDRRARDLGIRCTLVEQEPRLGGKLLTERIGDCLVEAGPDSFLATKPWAANLCRALGLGDRLIGTLPGQPVYVAFRGKLHPFPEGLALGVPSRIGPMVRTRLLSPLDKLRAGLDLVLPRRREAEDETMGAFIRRRLGDAVVARLAGPMLAGIYAGDAYALSLRATFPQLLEWEASHRSLVLAAMARRKQMAAAASGSPSPMFLSLTGGVGELVEALVGALGGPRGNDNTRLITGRSIVRLVPVVERGRTSYALHLDDGETIIADGVVLTAPAFASAALLGPVAPRVASLLGAIPYVSTAAITLAFRRQEVHHPLVGHGFVVARDEPMEITACTWVSSKWPHRAPPDLVLLRCYLGAAGREAVLREDDGRLVSLVRRDLRRTLGINADPVFATVARWPNSMPQYLSGHLDRLEAIGTELRAYPNLALAGAGYGGTGIPDCIRQGTEAVDGILASLTT; the protein is encoded by the coding sequence GTGAGCGCGCACGTCGCGATCGTCGGAGGCGGAATCACCGGCCTGGCAGCGGCCCACGCGCTGGCGTCCGACCGCAGGGCGCGCGACCTGGGAATCAGGTGCACGCTCGTTGAGCAGGAGCCTCGTCTGGGCGGCAAGCTGCTGACCGAGCGGATCGGCGACTGCCTGGTTGAGGCCGGACCGGACTCGTTCCTCGCCACCAAGCCCTGGGCGGCCAACCTCTGCCGGGCGCTGGGACTGGGCGACCGCCTGATCGGTACCCTGCCGGGCCAGCCGGTCTACGTCGCCTTCCGTGGGAAGCTGCACCCGTTCCCAGAGGGCCTGGCTCTGGGCGTGCCGTCGCGCATTGGGCCAATGGTGCGCACGCGCCTGCTCTCCCCCCTTGATAAGCTCCGCGCAGGCCTCGACCTGGTGCTCCCCCGCAGGCGGGAGGCCGAGGACGAGACCATGGGAGCCTTCATCCGGCGGCGGCTGGGCGACGCGGTGGTGGCCCGCCTGGCCGGCCCGATGCTGGCAGGCATCTATGCCGGCGACGCGTATGCGTTGAGCCTGCGGGCAACGTTCCCGCAACTCCTCGAGTGGGAGGCCAGCCACCGCAGCCTGGTGCTGGCGGCGATGGCGCGGAGGAAGCAGATGGCGGCGGCCGCTTCCGGCAGTCCCAGCCCCATGTTCCTGAGTCTGACAGGCGGTGTAGGCGAGCTCGTCGAGGCCCTGGTTGGGGCGCTGGGCGGCCCCCGGGGTAACGACAACACGAGGTTGATAACCGGAAGGTCCATAGTACGCCTGGTGCCGGTGGTCGAGCGCGGGCGCACATCCTACGCGCTCCACCTCGACGACGGCGAAACCATCATCGCCGACGGGGTGGTGCTGACGGCGCCTGCCTTCGCCAGCGCCGCCCTGCTGGGGCCTGTGGCGCCCCGGGTGGCCTCCCTGCTGGGAGCAATCCCATACGTGTCCACCGCAGCGATAACACTGGCCTTCCGACGCCAGGAGGTGCACCATCCGCTTGTGGGACACGGCTTCGTGGTCGCCCGTGACGAGCCGATGGAGATAACCGCCTGCACCTGGGTGTCGTCCAAGTGGCCGCACCGGGCGCCGCCCGACCTGGTGCTGCTGCGGTGCTACCTCGGTGCCGCCGGCCGTGAGGCCGTCCTCCGGGAGGACGACGGCCGTCTGGTGTCGCTGGTGCGCCGGGATCTCCGCAGGACGCTGGGCATAAACGCCGATCCGGTCTTCGCCACGGTGGCGCGCTGGCCGAACTCGATGCCACAGTACCTCAGCGGGCACCTCGATCGGCTCGAGGCGATCGGCACGGAGCTGCGGGCCTATCCCAACCTGGCCCTCGCGGGCGCCGGCTATGGGGGCACCGGCATCCCTGACTGCATCCGCCAGGGCACGGAGGCCGTGGACGGGATCCTGGCCTCGCTGACCACCTGA
- the rplS gene encoding 50S ribosomal protein L19: protein MNKLKMVEAGQVKKKVTAFTPGDTVRVHIRVTEGGRERVQAFEGTVISRRGAGVNEMFTVRRISHGIGVERVFPVHSPRVEKIDVVRRGKVRRAKLYFLRGKVGKETRIKERR from the coding sequence ATGAATAAGCTTAAGATGGTGGAGGCCGGTCAGGTGAAGAAGAAGGTCACAGCCTTCACTCCCGGCGATACCGTGCGTGTCCACATCCGCGTCACAGAGGGCGGGCGCGAGCGAGTGCAGGCATTTGAGGGCACCGTGATCTCGCGACGGGGCGCGGGCGTGAACGAGATGTTCACCGTGCGGCGCATCAGCCACGGGATCGGCGTGGAGCGCGTCTTCCCCGTGCACTCACCGCGGGTAGAGAAGATTGACGTGGTCCGCCGCGGCAAGGTGCGGCGCGCCAAGCTGTACTTCCTCAGGGGAAAGGTCGGCAAGGAGACGCGCATCAAGGAACGGCGCTAG
- the hemL gene encoding glutamate-1-semialdehyde 2,1-aminomutase encodes MDNFAAAGPRAAALFKEAEGLFPGGVNSPVRAFRAVGGDPLVVSSARGARLTDLDGREFLDYIGSWGALILGHADPDVVAAIQQRAAEGTSYGMPTPGEVGLARLVRAAVPTMERMRFVSSGTEASMSAIRAARGFTVRDKIVKFAGCYHGHADPLLAQAGSGIATFGLPSSAGVPVAAVADTLVAQYNDLDSVRALFAANPGAIAAVIVEPVAANMGVVPPVAGFLDGLRAITSGEGALLIFDEVITGFRLGWGGAQARYGIAPDLTCLGKIIGGGMPVGAYGGRREVIETVAPLGPVYQAGTLSGNPLAMAAGTATLQRLADPSFYARLDALTARLAQGLTEAAAEAGVLASVTRAASMLTVFFTKDPPRDYATALSADVTRFARFFRGMLSRGVLLPPSQFEAWFVSASHNEEDIAHTVAAARAAFAEATT; translated from the coding sequence ATGGACAATTTTGCAGCCGCGGGTCCGCGGGCCGCAGCCCTCTTCAAGGAAGCAGAAGGCCTCTTCCCTGGAGGCGTGAACAGCCCTGTGCGGGCCTTCCGCGCGGTCGGCGGCGACCCGCTCGTGGTGAGCTCCGCTCGCGGCGCGCGCCTGACCGATCTCGACGGCCGCGAGTTCCTGGACTACATCGGATCGTGGGGAGCGCTGATCCTGGGACACGCCGACCCGGACGTTGTTGCGGCCATCCAGCAGCGGGCCGCGGAGGGGACCAGTTACGGCATGCCCACTCCCGGCGAGGTCGGGCTGGCCCGGCTGGTCCGCGCCGCGGTGCCGACCATGGAGCGGATGCGCTTCGTCAGCTCCGGCACCGAGGCCTCGATGAGCGCGATCCGCGCGGCCCGTGGGTTCACCGTAAGGGACAAGATCGTCAAGTTCGCCGGCTGCTACCACGGCCACGCCGACCCCCTGCTCGCGCAGGCGGGTTCTGGGATAGCCACCTTCGGGCTGCCCAGCAGCGCCGGAGTGCCGGTAGCCGCGGTCGCCGACACGCTGGTGGCCCAGTACAACGACCTGGACTCCGTACGGGCGCTCTTTGCGGCCAACCCAGGGGCGATCGCCGCGGTCATAGTCGAGCCTGTGGCGGCCAACATGGGCGTCGTGCCACCGGTGGCAGGATTCCTGGACGGGCTGCGCGCCATCACCTCAGGCGAGGGCGCGCTGCTGATCTTCGATGAGGTCATTACCGGCTTCCGTCTCGGATGGGGAGGCGCGCAGGCACGGTACGGCATCGCGCCCGATCTGACCTGCCTGGGCAAGATCATCGGCGGGGGAATGCCTGTTGGCGCCTACGGCGGGCGGCGCGAGGTGATCGAAACCGTGGCGCCGCTGGGCCCGGTGTATCAAGCAGGAACCCTCTCCGGGAATCCACTGGCGATGGCGGCCGGGACAGCGACGCTGCAGCGCCTTGCCGACCCCTCCTTCTACGCACGGCTTGACGCCCTCACCGCCCGCCTCGCCCAGGGGCTCACCGAAGCAGCGGCCGAGGCCGGAGTCTTGGCATCGGTCACGCGCGCGGCCTCGATGCTGACGGTGTTCTTCACCAAAGACCCGCCCCGCGACTACGCGACCGCCCTGTCTGCGGATGTAACCCGGTTCGCGCGGTTCTTCCGAGGGATGCTCTCCCGGGGCGTGCTGCTCCCGCCCTCGCAGTTTGAGGCCTGGTTCGTGTCGGCTTCGCACAACGAGGAAGACATCGCGCACACGGTCGCGGCGGCGCGGGCCGCCTTCGCGGAAGCAACCACATGA